One stretch of Chryseobacterium fluminis DNA includes these proteins:
- a CDS encoding MBL fold metallo-hydrolase, with translation MFFQHIYDKSLAQASYLIGCQAKGEAIVIDAKRDIDTYLQMAKENHLTITHITETHIHADFLSGSRELAEVTGAELYLSDEGGKDWQYQFPHIGLTNGNVIEVGNLTLKVLHTPGHTPESISFLLTDHPATDLPVMIFTGDFVFVGDVGRPDLLEKAAGITGTQEKGAQEMFRSVQDFSKLPEFIQVWPGHGAGSACGKSLGAVPGSTVGYEKIRNWAFHYEEDEEGFIKYLLDGQPEPPKYFAMMKKLNKMQRPLLTQVPKHQKLSKEAFLKAHRTGVKVIDTRNKADFAGGFIPNSINIQGNNSFSTWMGWIIDYSEPFILAAQDEQMEDLTRKLMRIGMDQMMGYVDSIDSLGMELQTADIIDIEEFKSYLNRNDAQIVDVRNKTEYEAGRIENAENVFVGTLEDNLDEISHDKQIVIHCQSGDRATIAYSLLKKNGFVNVKNFSAGMKEWMEKGNPVKN, from the coding sequence ATGTTTTTTCAGCATATTTATGATAAAAGCCTCGCTCAGGCAAGCTATTTAATCGGTTGCCAGGCAAAAGGAGAAGCAATTGTAATCGACGCAAAAAGAGATATTGATACCTATTTGCAGATGGCAAAAGAGAATCATTTAACCATTACACATATTACGGAAACACATATTCATGCAGACTTTTTGTCGGGTTCCAGAGAACTTGCTGAAGTTACGGGAGCAGAATTATATCTTTCTGATGAAGGTGGCAAAGACTGGCAATACCAGTTTCCTCATATAGGTTTAACGAATGGGAATGTGATAGAGGTCGGTAACCTTACCCTGAAAGTGCTCCATACACCGGGGCACACTCCTGAAAGCATAAGCTTTTTGTTGACAGATCATCCTGCAACAGACTTGCCGGTGATGATTTTTACAGGAGATTTCGTGTTTGTCGGTGACGTAGGCAGACCGGATTTATTAGAGAAAGCTGCCGGTATTACTGGAACTCAGGAAAAGGGAGCACAAGAAATGTTTCGCTCTGTTCAGGATTTTAGCAAACTTCCCGAGTTTATCCAAGTGTGGCCCGGACACGGTGCAGGTTCAGCATGCGGGAAATCTCTGGGCGCAGTTCCAGGTTCGACGGTGGGTTATGAGAAAATCAGAAACTGGGCTTTTCACTATGAGGAAGATGAAGAAGGATTTATAAAATATCTGTTGGATGGACAGCCTGAGCCTCCAAAGTATTTTGCCATGATGAAAAAACTTAATAAAATGCAAAGACCTTTGTTAACGCAAGTTCCAAAACATCAGAAGCTTTCGAAAGAAGCTTTTTTAAAAGCGCACCGCACCGGAGTTAAAGTTATTGATACAAGAAACAAAGCAGATTTTGCCGGTGGTTTTATACCAAACAGCATCAATATTCAGGGGAATAATTCCTTTTCGACGTGGATGGGTTGGATCATAGATTATTCGGAGCCGTTTATTTTAGCTGCCCAAGATGAACAAATGGAGGATCTTACCAGAAAACTGATGAGAATCGGGATGGATCAGATGATGGGCTACGTTGACAGTATTGATAGTTTAGGTATGGAATTGCAGACGGCTGATATTATTGATATCGAGGAATTCAAATCTTATCTGAACAGAAATGATGCCCAGATAGTAGATGTAAGAAATAAAACTGAATATGAGGCTGGTCGTATTGAAAATGCCGAGAACGTTTTTGTAGGAACTTTAGAAGATAATCTTGATGAAATTTCCCATGACAAGCAAATCGTTATCCATTGTCAAAGTGGTGATAGAGCGACGATTGCTTATTCTTTACTGAAGAAAAACGGTTTTGTGAATGTGAAAAATTTCTCGGCAGGAATGAAAGAATGGATGGAAAAAGGTAACCCTGTAAAAAATTAA
- a CDS encoding DUF6691 family protein, translating to MTTDKEIRQQDNNCTDESQFEHKWYHHIKYLIVGILFGMVFVKAEIISWFRIQEMFRLQSFFMYGVIGSAVLTGMISVFIIKKFNIKTIYGEKISIAPKTFNKGQIYGGLIFGLGWAITGACPGPLFAQIGTGALAVLVTLISAISGTWVYGYFKEKLPH from the coding sequence ATGACAACAGATAAAGAGATACGCCAGCAGGATAATAATTGTACAGACGAAAGTCAGTTTGAACACAAATGGTATCATCATATAAAATATTTGATTGTAGGAATTTTGTTCGGGATGGTGTTTGTGAAAGCAGAAATTATCAGCTGGTTCAGGATTCAGGAAATGTTCAGATTACAGTCATTTTTTATGTACGGGGTGATCGGTAGTGCTGTTCTTACAGGGATGATTTCAGTATTCATCATTAAAAAATTCAACATCAAAACGATTTATGGGGAAAAGATCTCGATTGCTCCTAAGACATTTAATAAAGGGCAGATTTATGGGGGATTAATTTTTGGGTTGGGTTGGGCAATCACCGGAGCCTGTCCGGGACCTCTTTTTGCTCAGATCGGAACGGGAGCTTTGGCAGTCCTTGTTACATTGATCAGTGCTATTTCAGGAACATGGGTTTACGGATATTTCAAAGAGAAATTACCGCATTAA
- a CDS encoding YeeE/YedE family protein, producing MLEIIKQPWPWYVAGPLIGLTVPTLLILGNKSFGISSSLRHICAACIPANISFFNYNWKKELWNLFFVFGILLGGVITSQFLINPGAIIVNPHLKAELAAYGITDYSHLVPVQLMSFASLLTAKGFIVMIIGGFLVGFGTRYAGGCTSGHAIMGLANLQWPSLVATISFMAGGFLMANVLLPIILSL from the coding sequence ATGTTAGAAATCATTAAACAACCGTGGCCCTGGTACGTGGCCGGCCCTTTAATCGGACTCACAGTTCCGACGCTTCTTATTCTAGGAAACAAATCCTTCGGCATCAGTTCGTCATTACGACATATCTGCGCTGCTTGTATTCCTGCAAACATCAGTTTTTTTAACTACAACTGGAAAAAGGAACTCTGGAATCTTTTCTTCGTTTTCGGAATTTTACTCGGCGGAGTTATTACATCTCAATTCCTGATAAATCCGGGAGCAATCATAGTGAATCCTCATCTTAAAGCTGAATTGGCTGCCTACGGAATTACCGATTACAGCCATCTGGTTCCGGTTCAGCTGATGAGTTTTGCGAGTCTTTTGACTGCGAAAGGATTTATCGTTATGATCATAGGTGGCTTTCTGGTAGGTTTCGGCACCCGATATGCCGGTGGATGTACAAGTGGTCATGCTATTATGGGACTTGCAAATCTTCAATGGCCATCTTTAGTAGCCACAATTTCTTTTATGGCAGGTGGTTTTCTGATGGCAAATGTGCTTTTACCAATTATTCTTTCACTCTAA
- a CDS encoding sulfite exporter TauE/SafE family protein, with amino-acid sequence MEIYGYLASVLIGVSLSLIGGGGSILTVPVLVYLFGIDALVATEYSLFIVGISSIVGAVSYFKKGLVHLKTAFVFGIPSIISIFLTRNLLLPLIPNEVFTISNLVITKDIFLLLIFAGLMILASYKMIQKGTKLQLENINLEKNNIFMAIGEGSAVGFLTGLVGAGGGFMIIPALVNLLKMPMKAAIGTSLVIISLNSLIGFFSSMDAVVTDWKLLTTISGISVIGILIGSQLSKKIDGQKLKPAFGWFILVIGVYITVREIFF; translated from the coding sequence ATGGAAATTTATGGGTATCTCGCATCGGTTTTAATAGGAGTTTCATTAAGCTTAATCGGAGGTGGCGGAAGTATTCTGACCGTTCCGGTTTTGGTATATCTCTTCGGTATAGATGCTCTTGTGGCGACAGAATATTCACTTTTTATAGTCGGAATAAGCAGTATTGTAGGTGCCGTTTCTTATTTTAAAAAAGGTTTGGTCCATTTAAAGACAGCTTTTGTATTTGGTATTCCGTCTATCATTTCCATATTTTTAACGCGCAACCTTTTACTTCCGCTGATTCCGAATGAGGTTTTTACCATTAGTAATTTAGTGATTACTAAAGATATTTTTCTGTTGCTCATTTTCGCAGGCCTGATGATTCTTGCATCGTACAAAATGATTCAGAAAGGCACAAAACTGCAACTGGAAAATATAAATTTAGAGAAAAATAATATATTTATGGCCATAGGTGAAGGTTCAGCTGTTGGCTTTCTGACTGGTTTGGTGGGTGCCGGTGGCGGGTTTATGATCATTCCCGCACTTGTTAATCTTCTGAAAATGCCTATGAAAGCGGCAATCGGAACATCGCTTGTCATCATTTCTCTCAATTCTCTAATTGGTTTTTTCTCTTCCATGGACGCTGTTGTGACCGACTGGAAATTACTTACTACTATTTCAGGAATTTCGGTCATCGGAATATTAATCGGATCGCAATTATCCAAAAAAATTGACGGGCAAAAGCTTAAACCTGCTTTTGGGTGGTTTATTCTCGTGATAGGAGTTTACATCACCGTGAGAGAAATTTTCTTTTAA
- a CDS encoding Crp/Fnr family transcriptional regulator codes for MEQSMLYGEFLSSPELIEKLHQYGITKTYKEGDVILDENSSIRAIPIVMKGMLKVIRTEQDGREILLYYIKAGESCIMSFLGGMHNEKSIVKAEVEEDTEILFLPIDKVSLFIKEYPEWLDYIFRLYHKRFEELLDIINAIAFKKVDERLLNLIQMKSENFKSKIITVTHEQLANELGTARVVVSRLLKQLEDSGKLKLGRNKITLQEDF; via the coding sequence ATGGAACAATCCATGCTTTATGGTGAATTTTTATCGTCACCAGAACTGATTGAAAAATTGCATCAGTATGGCATTACTAAAACGTACAAAGAAGGAGATGTTATTTTAGATGAAAATTCATCGATCCGTGCTATACCTATCGTAATGAAAGGAATGCTTAAAGTAATCCGAACAGAGCAAGATGGCCGGGAAATTCTTCTCTATTACATCAAAGCAGGAGAAAGTTGTATCATGTCATTTCTTGGCGGAATGCATAATGAGAAAAGCATCGTGAAAGCCGAAGTAGAAGAAGATACAGAGATTCTATTTCTTCCCATCGATAAAGTTTCTCTTTTTATAAAAGAATATCCGGAGTGGCTGGATTATATTTTCAGACTGTATCATAAACGATTTGAAGAACTTTTAGATATCATAAATGCGATAGCATTTAAGAAAGTGGATGAGAGATTATTAAATCTTATTCAGATGAAATCTGAAAATTTTAAGTCAAAAATCATAACTGTCACTCACGAGCAATTGGCTAATGAGTTGGGCACTGCGAGAGTAGTTGTTTCCAGACTGCTTAAACAATTGGAGGATTCCGGAAAACTGAAACTCGGAAGAAATAAAATTACTCTTCAGGAAGATTTCTAA
- a CDS encoding peptidoglycan-binding protein LysM yields MIKQIAIAALTIGAFILGTNNVQAQNTTATTTVSITLNDVISIDAGSTAITGAVAFNYATAADYNSEKTVAQANALKVTSTKNFNVKVKAGGASFVNGTNLIPVDVLTIKASAAAGTMGGTKSAVVLSATDQTLVANAPLGSALTLNLDYTIPAAKSSSSDILGKPAGTYTQTVTYTATAL; encoded by the coding sequence ATGATAAAACAAATCGCCATCGCAGCCTTAACTATCGGAGCTTTCATACTGGGAACTAATAATGTTCAGGCTCAGAATACTACCGCAACCACTACGGTAAGCATCACCCTGAATGATGTCATCTCTATCGATGCGGGAAGTACTGCCATTACCGGTGCTGTTGCCTTCAACTATGCTACTGCTGCGGATTATAACTCGGAAAAGACAGTAGCCCAGGCCAACGCCCTGAAAGTAACCTCAACAAAGAACTTTAATGTAAAAGTGAAAGCAGGCGGTGCGAGCTTCGTGAACGGAACCAATCTGATCCCGGTAGATGTTTTAACCATCAAAGCTTCAGCAGCTGCAGGAACCATGGGCGGAACAAAAAGCGCAGTTGTTTTATCGGCAACGGATCAGACTTTAGTGGCCAATGCTCCTCTTGGAAGCGCCTTGACGCTGAATCTGGACTATACCATTCCAGCGGCGAAATCATCATCTTCTGATATTTTAGGGAAACCGGCCGGAACGTATACACAAACGGTAACGTATACCGCGACTGCTTTATAA
- a CDS encoding IS3 family transposase, producing MGYRRITLLLKERGIIINHKTVLRLMKTLGLKSAIRAKKYRPYRGEQGMIVPNILEGEL from the coding sequence TTGGGATACCGGCGGATCACACTGCTGCTGAAAGAAAGAGGAATTATTATCAATCATAAAACGGTATTGAGATTGATGAAAACCCTGGGATTGAAAAGTGCAATAAGAGCCAAAAAATACAGACCTTACCGCGGAGAACAAGGCATGATAGTACCCAATATTCTGGAGGGGGAACTTTAA
- a CDS encoding IS3 family transposase, whose product MSCKGNCLANAVIENLFGVLKLEMFYTRKFKTTEELKKEIKEYINYYNNDRIRLNLKGKSPVQYRTLS is encoded by the coding sequence ATGTCCTGCAAAGGGAACTGTCTGGCCAATGCGGTAATAGAAAACCTCTTCGGAGTACTAAAATTAGAGATGTTCTATACCAGAAAATTTAAGACCACTGAGGAACTGAAAAAAGAAATAAAAGAATATATCAATTACTATAATAACGACAGAATTAGACTTAATCTAAAGGGAAAGAGTCCGGTACAGTACCGAACTCTTTCTTAA
- a CDS encoding VOC family protein yields MNLVSIRIITADIEALVKFYEHITNLTLKRFTPDFAELKTKTATLAIGSVNTLQFFGGESVTQAAQNHTAIIEFMVDDVEKEYTRLAPFLEPYIVQKPTLMPWGNKSLLFRDPDGNLVNLFTPTTSEGIKKFNFKN; encoded by the coding sequence ATGAATTTAGTGTCTATTAGAATAATCACTGCCGATATAGAGGCTTTAGTAAAATTTTATGAACACATCACAAACCTGACTTTAAAACGCTTTACTCCTGATTTTGCAGAACTGAAGACGAAAACAGCTACTTTGGCTATTGGAAGTGTTAATACACTTCAGTTTTTTGGTGGTGAAAGTGTCACTCAGGCTGCTCAAAACCATACGGCAATTATCGAATTTATGGTTGATGACGTAGAAAAGGAGTACACAAGATTGGCCCCTTTTTTAGAACCATATATCGTTCAGAAGCCAACGTTAATGCCTTGGGGAAATAAGTCTCTTCTATTTAGAGATCCTGACGGAAATCTGGTGAATTTATTTACTCCAACTACCTCTGAAGGAATTAAAAAATTTAACTTTAAAAATTAA
- a CDS encoding peptidoglycan-binding protein LysM encodes MIKQIAIAALTIGAFILGTNNVQAQNTTATTTVSITLNDVISIDAGSTAITGAVAFNYATAADYNSEKTVAQANALKVTSTKNFNVKVKAGGASFVNGTNLIPVDVLTIKASAAAGTMGGTKSAVVLSAADQTLVANAPLGSALTLNLDYTIPAAKSSSSDILGKPAGTYTQTVTYTATAL; translated from the coding sequence ATGATAAAACAAATCGCCATCGCAGCCTTAACTATCGGAGCATTCATACTGGGAACTAACAATGTTCAGGCCCAGAATACTACCGCAACCACTACGGTAAGCATCACGCTGAATGATGTCATCTCTATCGATGCGGGAAGTACTGCCATTACCGGTGCTGTTGCCTTCAACTATGCTACTGCTGCGGATTATAACTCGGAAAAGACAGTAGCCCAGGCCAACGCCCTGAAAGTAACCTCAACCAAGAACTTTAATGTAAAAGTAAAAGCAGGCGGTGCGAGCTTTGTGAACGGAACCAACCTGATCCCGGTAGATGTTTTAACCATCAAAGCTTCTGCAGCTGCAGGAACCATGGGCGGAACTAAAAGTGCAGTTGTTTTATCGGCAGCAGATCAGACTTTAGTAGCCAATGCTCCTCTTGGAAGCGCCTTGACCCTGAATCTGGACTATACCATTCCTGCCGCGAAATCATCTTCTTCTGATATTTTAGGGAAACCGGCCGGAACGTATACTCAAACAGTAACGTATACCGCAACTGCTTTATAA
- a CDS encoding peptidoglycan-binding protein LysM, whose amino-acid sequence MIKQIAIAALTIGAFILGTNNVQAQNTTATTTVSITLNDVISIDAGSTAIAGAVAFNYVTAADYNSEKTVAQANALKVTSTKNFNVKVKAGGASFVNGTNLIPVDVLTIKASAAAGTMGGTKSAVVLSAADQTLVANAPLGSALTLNLDYTIPAAKSSSSDILGKPAGTYTQTVTYTATAL is encoded by the coding sequence ATGATAAAACAAATCGCCATCGCAGCCTTAACTATCGGAGCATTCATACTGGGAACTAATAATGTTCAGGCTCAGAATACTACCGCAACCACAACGGTAAGCATTACGCTGAATGATGTCATCTCTATCGATGCGGGAAGTACTGCCATTGCCGGTGCTGTTGCCTTTAACTATGTTACTGCTGCGGATTATAACTCGGAAAAAACAGTAGCCCAGGCCAACGCTCTGAAAGTAACCTCAACCAAGAACTTTAATGTAAAAGTAAAAGCAGGCGGGGCGAGCTTCGTGAACGGAACCAACCTGATCCCGGTAGATGTTTTAACCATCAAAGCTTCAGCAGCTGCAGGAACCATGGGCGGAACAAAAAGTGCTGTAGTTTTATCGGCAGCAGATCAGACTTTAGTGGCTAATGCTCCCCTTGGAAGCGCCTTGACCCTGAACCTGGACTATACCATTCCTGCCGCAAAATCATCTTCTTCTGATATTTTAGGGAAACCGGCCGGAACGTACACACAAACCGTGACGTATACTGCAACTGCTTTATAA
- a CDS encoding peptidoglycan-binding protein LysM, producing MIKQIAIAALTIGAFILGTNNVQAQNTTATTTVSITLNDVISIDAGSTAITGAVAFNYATAADYNSEKTVAQANALKVTSTKNFNVKVKAGGASFVNGTNLIPVDVLTIKASAASGTMGGTKSAVVLSATDQTLVANAPLGSALTLNLDYTIPAAKSSSSDILGKPAGTYTQTVTYTATAL from the coding sequence ATGATAAAACAAATTGCCATCGCAGCCTTAACAATCGGAGCATTCATACTGGGAACTAACAATGTTCAGGCTCAGAATACCACCGCCACCACAACGGTAAGCATCACCCTGAATGATGTCATTTCTATCGATGCGGGAAGTACTGCCATCACCGGTGCTGTTGCCTTCAACTATGCTACTGCTGCGGATTATAACTCGGAAAAGACAGTAGCCCAGGCCAACGCCCTGAAAGTAACCTCAACAAAGAACTTTAATGTAAAAGTAAAAGCAGGCGGTGCGAGCTTCGTGAACGGAACCAACCTGATCCCGGTAGATGTTTTAACCATCAAAGCTTCAGCTGCTTCAGGAACGATGGGGGGAACAAAAAGTGCTGTAGTTTTATCGGCAACGGATCAGACTTTAGTGGCTAATGCTCCGCTTGGAAGCGCCTTGACCCTTAATCTGGACTATACCATTCCAGCCGCAAAATCATCATCTTCTGATATTTTAGGGAAACCGGCCGGAACGTATACACAAACCGTAACGTATACCGCGACTGCTTTATAA
- a CDS encoding PAS domain-containing sensor histidine kinase, with amino-acid sequence MSVKKYKFAIILFKKILMERFNGLEEKQALLNAIIMSSDDAIVSKSLDGIITSWNPAAERMFGYLSNEAVGRHISLIIPDDRLSEEDFIIGQVRSGKKVDHFETIRKRKNGELVPISVTVSPVIDDYGKIIGASKIARDISDQQKAQQEKAELLDKLKELNSKKDEFIALASHELRTPLSSMQAYLQIIPRFTTDEKTHSFVQKAQAQALKLNNLISDLLDVSKIEAGKLVLKIEKFNVRTLLEDTIELIRLSENDFTIILTTDVDSLYVDGDAHRLEQVITNLLTNAIRYSTDTNLIEVFLSKENKHFKIGVKDYGLGIPSDKLNELFTRFYRVNNKKNISGLGLGLYLCKEIVSQHNGRIWACSELNKGSTFWLQLPCTLS; translated from the coding sequence TTGTCTGTAAAAAAATATAAATTTGCCATAATTCTCTTTAAGAAAATATTGATGGAAAGATTTAACGGATTGGAAGAAAAGCAAGCATTGCTAAATGCGATTATTATGTCAAGTGATGATGCCATTGTCAGTAAATCACTTGATGGAATTATTACAAGCTGGAATCCGGCTGCCGAAAGAATGTTTGGATATCTTTCAAATGAAGCGGTAGGCCGTCATATTTCACTGATAATTCCAGATGACAGATTATCTGAAGAGGATTTTATAATAGGTCAGGTAAGATCAGGGAAAAAAGTTGACCATTTTGAAACCATTAGAAAGAGAAAAAACGGTGAACTTGTCCCAATCTCAGTAACAGTATCCCCCGTTATTGATGATTATGGTAAAATTATAGGGGCGTCGAAAATTGCAAGGGATATCAGTGATCAACAAAAAGCACAACAGGAGAAAGCTGAGTTGCTGGATAAATTAAAGGAATTAAATTCTAAAAAAGATGAATTTATTGCATTGGCGAGTCATGAGCTTAGAACTCCATTATCAAGTATGCAGGCATATCTTCAGATTATTCCCAGATTTACTACTGACGAAAAAACTCATTCATTTGTACAAAAAGCACAGGCACAAGCTTTAAAGCTAAACAATCTAATCTCTGACCTATTAGATGTATCAAAAATTGAGGCCGGAAAACTGGTGTTAAAAATTGAAAAATTTAATGTCCGTACTCTATTGGAAGATACTATAGAACTGATAAGACTTTCCGAAAATGATTTCACTATCATTCTCACTACCGATGTAGATTCTCTCTATGTTGATGGTGATGCCCATCGTTTGGAGCAGGTAATTACCAATTTGCTTACTAATGCTATTCGCTATTCAACAGATACAAATCTCATTGAAGTATTCCTAAGCAAAGAAAATAAGCATTTTAAGATAGGAGTAAAGGATTATGGATTAGGCATACCGTCTGATAAGCTCAATGAATTATTCACTAGATTTTATCGGGTTAATAATAAAAAAAATATTTCAGGTCTTGGTCTTGGACTTTATCTATGCAAGGAAATAGTCTCGCAGCATAATGGAAGAATTTGGGCATGCAGTGAACTGAACAAGGGAAGTACCTTCTGGCTACAACTTCCGTGTACATTGAGCTAA
- a CDS encoding winged helix-turn-helix transcriptional regulator produces MAKKQSFICCSETINPLRDALDVFNGKWKIPIIVSVMFGNERFTDIQNSIPCISPKVLAKELKDLEEHQLIKRVVVEDYPVKILYKAEPYAQSITPIVEILRNWGQNHRKKLFPQSVIKKV; encoded by the coding sequence ATGGCAAAAAAACAATCATTCATTTGCTGTTCAGAGACAATTAATCCGTTGCGGGATGCATTAGACGTTTTTAACGGCAAGTGGAAAATTCCTATCATTGTATCGGTTATGTTCGGAAATGAGCGTTTTACGGATATCCAAAACAGTATTCCCTGTATTTCTCCGAAAGTACTGGCAAAAGAGCTAAAGGATCTTGAGGAGCATCAATTGATCAAACGTGTAGTTGTTGAAGATTATCCTGTAAAAATTCTATATAAAGCAGAACCATATGCTCAATCGATAACGCCTATCGTTGAAATCCTTAGAAACTGGGGCCAAAATCATCGCAAAAAGCTCTTCCCTCAAAGTGTAATTAAAAAAGTTTAG
- a CDS encoding NAD(P)H-dependent flavin oxidoreductase, which produces MTNFVLVKRKNMDNRVTEILGIRYPIVQAPMSWLTNAELVAAVSNAGGLGVLAANAGQDSITPSIQETVERMRKEIRKVKKLTSKPFGLNILLAKDMTYSGPMIELAIEESVPAMAAVSVDDTDYSETIERLKQYGIKIMLRPTIPTIESAKKAEKSGVDIFVATGFDSGGLAPDSQIGTFSILPLIADNIKSIPILAAGGIGDVRSVRAAFALGAEGVYAGTTFMTTKENPLALNLKEKMLHHTAEDLHLFRSTVGILRSIPTALTTELVEMNKNGASLMEVAKKMTDKKSEKSGVISGDAENDFINAGSAVSLAKEIRPAKELIDDLMQDFINS; this is translated from the coding sequence ATCACTAACTTTGTTCTTGTTAAAAGAAAAAATATGGACAACAGAGTTACAGAAATTTTAGGTATCCGATATCCTATTGTACAGGCCCCAATGTCTTGGCTTACCAACGCCGAGCTCGTAGCCGCCGTGAGCAATGCAGGTGGATTAGGTGTACTGGCTGCAAATGCTGGACAAGACAGTATAACACCTTCAATTCAAGAAACGGTTGAAAGAATGCGTAAAGAAATTCGTAAGGTGAAAAAATTGACCAGCAAACCCTTTGGGCTAAATATTTTACTTGCCAAAGATATGACCTACTCGGGACCGATGATAGAATTGGCTATTGAAGAAAGTGTACCCGCCATGGCGGCTGTTTCGGTCGATGACACAGATTACAGCGAAACAATTGAGAGACTCAAGCAATACGGCATCAAAATAATGCTCCGTCCCACTATTCCTACAATTGAGAGTGCAAAAAAAGCGGAAAAGAGTGGAGTTGACATATTTGTAGCGACAGGCTTCGACTCAGGAGGACTTGCTCCAGATTCGCAAATAGGAACGTTTTCCATCTTGCCACTGATTGCAGATAATATTAAAAGTATTCCTATTTTGGCAGCAGGAGGAATCGGCGATGTGCGGAGCGTGCGTGCTGCTTTCGCATTGGGGGCAGAAGGTGTATACGCCGGTACAACTTTTATGACAACTAAAGAGAATCCATTGGCACTAAACCTAAAAGAGAAGATGTTACATCATACTGCCGAAGATCTTCATTTATTCCGTTCTACAGTAGGGATACTGCGTTCCATCCCCACAGCGTTAACGACCGAACTGGTGGAAATGAACAAAAATGGCGCATCCTTAATGGAAGTAGCTAAAAAAATGACGGACAAAAAATCCGAAAAATCGGGAGTGATTTCAGGCGATGCAGAAAATGATTTCATCAATGCTGGTTCGGCCGTAAGCTTAGCCAAAGAGATTCGTCCTGCGAAAGAATTAATAGATGACCTGATGCAAGACTTTATAAACAGTTAA
- a CDS encoding peptidoglycan-binding protein LysM yields MIKQIAIAALTIGAFILGTNNVQAQNTTATTTVSITLNDVISIDAGSTAITGAVAFNYATAADYNSEKTVAQANALKVTSTKNFNVKVKAGGASFVNGTNLIPVDVLTIKASAAAGTMGGTKSAVVLSATDQTLVANAPLGSALTLNLDYTIPAAKSSSSDILGKPAGTYTQTVTYTATAL; encoded by the coding sequence ATGATAAAACAAATCGCCATCGCAGCCTTAACTATCGGAGCATTCATACTGGGAACTAATAATGTTCAGGCTCAGAATACTACCGCAACCACCACGGTAAGCATCACGCTGAATGATGTCATCTCTATCGATGCGGGAAGTACTGCCATCACCGGTGCTGTTGCCTTTAACTATGCTACTGCTGCGGATTATAACTCGGAAAAGACAGTAGCCCAGGCCAACGCCCTGAAAGTGACCTCAACCAAAAACTTTAATGTAAAAGTAAAAGCAGGCGGGGCGAGCTTCGTGAACGGAACCAATCTGATCCCGGTAGATGTTTTAACCATCAAAGCTTCAGCAGCTGCAGGAACGATGGGCGGAACTAAAAGCGCAGTTGTTTTATCGGCAACGGATCAGACTTTAGTGGCCAATGCTCCTCTTGGAAGCGCCTTGACCCTGAACCTGGACTATACCATTCCAGCGGCGAAATCATCATCTTCTGATATTTTAGGGAAACCGGCCGGAACGTATACTCAAACAGTAACGTATACCGCGACTGCTTTATAA